The Mercenaria mercenaria strain notata chromosome 8, MADL_Memer_1, whole genome shotgun sequence genome has a segment encoding these proteins:
- the LOC123523234 gene encoding uncharacterized protein LOC123523234, protein MVGQAGQDRRGGSGRAGQAGQTGRHRQGRTGIVGQAGQDRNGGTGRVRQAWWDRHGGTGRTGQTGWVRQGGTDRTDWAAQAGWDRHSGAGRTGQKWWNRQDETGRVRLAWWDRQGGTGRTDRAAQAGWDRHGGTTRTGQAGWDRQDRTGQAGRHRQGVTYLYNC, encoded by the coding sequence ATGGTGGGACAGGCAGGACAGGACAGACGGGGTGGGTCAGGCAGGGCGGGACAGGCAGGACAGACAGGGCGGCACAGGCAGGGTAGGACAGGCATAGTGGGGCAGGCAGGACAGGACAGAAATGGTGGGACAGGCAGGGTGAGACAGGCATGGTGGGATAGGCATGGTGGGACAGGCAGGACAGGACAGACGGGGTGGGTCAGGCAGGGCGGGACAGACAGGACAGACTGGGCGGCACAGGCAGGGTGGGACAGGCATAGTGGGGCAGGCAGGACAGGACAGAAATGGTGGAACAGGCAGGATGAGACAGGCAGGGTGAGATTGGCATGGTGGGACAGGCAGGGTGGGACAGGCAGGACAGACAGGGCGGCACAGGCAGGGTGGGACAGGCATGGTGGGACAACCAggacaggacaggcagggtgGGACAGGCAGGACAGAACAGGACAGGCAGGGCGGCACAGGCAGGGTGTgacatatttatataattgttga